Proteins from a genomic interval of Chroococcidiopsis thermalis PCC 7203:
- a CDS encoding DUF937 domain-containing protein, with the protein MGLFDQIVSAVGNSNQAGSAGQIGAIVNTIQQLSNNTGADPSTLQSVLSLVGGQVRSSLQQQRAVNGEAQAQAIVNQYSGTEPSPQAVNTLFSSNQQQQLIQQIAQMTGLNLGSIQQMLPVLVPLVLNLLQSGTQTQNPQGGANPVLNAFLDADRDGDVDVADAMQMASRYLSR; encoded by the coding sequence ATGGGACTCTTCGATCAAATCGTCAGTGCAGTCGGTAACTCTAACCAAGCTGGTAGCGCAGGTCAAATTGGTGCTATTGTCAACACGATCCAACAGCTCAGCAACAATACTGGTGCAGACCCTTCTACCCTACAATCAGTATTATCATTAGTGGGTGGTCAGGTACGCTCATCCTTACAACAGCAACGCGCCGTGAATGGCGAAGCACAAGCACAGGCGATCGTCAATCAATATAGCGGTACGGAACCCAGCCCTCAAGCTGTGAATACTCTGTTTTCTTCTAACCAACAGCAACAACTGATCCAACAAATTGCCCAGATGACAGGACTGAATTTGGGTTCGATCCAGCAGATGCTACCCGTACTCGTACCGCTAGTATTAAATTTGCTGCAATCTGGGACTCAGACTCAAAACCCCCAAGGCGGCGCTAATCCCGTCCTCAATGCTTTTCTAGATGCCGATCGCGATGGAGATGTGGATGTAGCTGATGCAATGCAAATGGCAAGTCGCTACTTGAGTCGGTAA
- a CDS encoding DUF6464 family protein: MEPDLLTEVILTHPRQSLGKVMLDWTPQPGNYLDLEGKTYAVLERRHRYQLKAGRYRLNKIALYVQSAARPAEKSFVEGRWVIGDASCRFNAHSELIRCAVNPEGPCDRCRYYETHM; this comes from the coding sequence ATGGAACCAGATTTACTAACCGAGGTTATTCTGACGCATCCGCGTCAGTCCCTCGGCAAAGTTATGCTCGATTGGACTCCCCAACCAGGGAACTATTTAGATTTAGAAGGAAAAACCTACGCTGTTTTAGAACGTCGCCACCGCTATCAATTGAAAGCGGGGCGTTATCGTTTAAATAAGATTGCTCTTTACGTACAGTCAGCGGCGCGACCAGCAGAGAAAAGTTTTGTAGAGGGACGTTGGGTGATTGGCGATGCTAGCTGTCGCTTCAACGCCCATTCTGAGTTGATCCGCTGTGCGGTAAACCCAGAGGGACCGTGCGATCGCTGTCGCTATTATGAAACCCATATGTAG
- a CDS encoding glycosyltransferase family 4 protein: MKIAFIVESCLTGVGSHVCIICNNLAKNHEVHLLYSSARADASFQKELLHFSNIGVRLQEIQMSRNINLVSDWKTIQAISNYMRENGPFDIIHCHSSKAGVTGRIASILNGMSHKTLYTPNGLATLSTEAVGFKALLIWLAELLLGYLACQKVIAVSQDEQAYMLKTFKFNSNKVKVIENGISLPRPSHPRQVIRQELGIPDDALVFGFTGRLTYQKNPELLLKAFHNLNHPQSYLLFVGTGELLDSLKQTTNPRVIFTGERTDVPNLLNVFDVFVLPSRYEGLSLSAMEAMAASLPIICTRTFGACDLVIEGVNGFIVESENVTELVDVMRKLATSSPLRQSMSRASKLRFEEIFSADRMMQSLNKLYTSLSTIQI, translated from the coding sequence ATGAAAATTGCCTTTATTGTTGAGTCATGTCTTACTGGAGTTGGTAGTCATGTCTGCATAATTTGCAATAATTTAGCTAAAAACCACGAGGTTCACTTGCTTTATTCATCTGCAAGAGCGGATGCCTCTTTTCAAAAAGAGTTATTACATTTTAGTAATATTGGTGTACGGCTTCAAGAAATTCAGATGTCACGCAATATCAACTTAGTATCAGACTGGAAAACGATTCAAGCAATTTCAAACTATATGCGTGAAAATGGTCCTTTTGATATTATCCACTGTCATAGTTCAAAAGCAGGAGTGACTGGACGGATCGCCTCAATATTGAATGGCATGAGTCACAAAACACTCTATACTCCCAATGGTTTAGCAACATTATCGACTGAAGCGGTAGGATTTAAAGCATTACTAATATGGCTAGCTGAATTATTGCTAGGTTATTTAGCGTGTCAAAAAGTTATCGCTGTATCTCAGGACGAACAAGCTTATATGTTAAAAACTTTTAAATTCAATTCTAATAAAGTTAAGGTTATAGAAAATGGTATTTCCTTGCCTCGTCCTTCTCATCCTCGTCAGGTGATTCGACAAGAGTTAGGTATTCCTGACGATGCTTTAGTTTTTGGCTTTACAGGTCGATTAACATATCAAAAAAATCCCGAACTTTTACTCAAAGCCTTTCACAATCTCAATCATCCCCAAAGCTATCTTCTATTTGTTGGTACTGGAGAGTTACTAGATAGCCTCAAACAAACAACTAATCCTCGCGTAATTTTTACAGGTGAGAGAACTGACGTTCCAAACTTACTTAATGTTTTTGATGTTTTTGTTTTACCAAGTCGCTATGAAGGACTCTCTCTATCTGCTATGGAGGCGATGGCGGCTTCATTACCAATTATTTGTACTCGAACTTTTGGAGCTTGCGATTTAGTAATTGAAGGAGTCAATGGTTTTATTGTAGAATCAGAAAATGTAACTGAATTAGTGGACGTAATGAGAAAACTAGCTACATCTTCGCCATTACGTCAATCTATGAGTCGAGCATCAAAACTTCGATTTGAGGAAATTTTTTCAGCAGATCGCATGATGCAGTCTTTAAATAAGTTATACACATCTCTTTCTACAATCCAGATCTAG
- a CDS encoding helix-turn-helix domain-containing protein: MTDATANGLERSQVPAVDPLERYIGSTIREMRQKLGLTIAEISEQTGISRGMLSKIENAQTATSLETLTKIARALGISLSAFFRNYDVPTGSAQHVKNGEGMEVVRRGTKRGHTYHLLAYDRGSTKLFEPFLIAMDDASEVFPTFEHPGVEFIYMLEGKLEYRHGQSTYLLEPGDALTFRGDIPHGPEKLIELPIRFLAIIHYATSDGDRMSRE, encoded by the coding sequence ATGACAGATGCTACGGCAAATGGACTGGAGCGTTCCCAAGTACCAGCCGTCGATCCGCTCGAACGCTACATCGGCAGTACGATTCGAGAAATGCGTCAAAAACTCGGACTCACCATTGCTGAAATTTCGGAACAGACGGGAATTTCGCGGGGGATGTTGTCCAAGATTGAAAACGCTCAAACTGCTACGAGTTTGGAAACATTGACCAAAATTGCCCGTGCTTTAGGTATTTCCCTGTCAGCCTTCTTTCGCAATTACGACGTACCCACAGGCAGCGCCCAGCATGTGAAAAACGGTGAAGGGATGGAAGTCGTGCGTCGCGGTACAAAGCGAGGACATACCTATCACCTGCTAGCATACGATCGCGGTTCGACAAAACTATTTGAGCCTTTTCTGATCGCTATGGATGACGCTTCCGAAGTGTTTCCCACCTTCGAGCATCCTGGGGTTGAGTTCATTTATATGCTGGAAGGAAAGCTTGAATACCGTCACGGACAATCAACTTACTTACTAGAACCTGGTGACGCATTGACTTTTCGCGGTGATATTCCTCATGGTCCTGAAAAACTGATCGAGTTACCGATTCGCTTTCTTGCGATAATTCACTATGCCACATCTGATGGCGATCGCATGAGTAGGGAGTAG
- the fmt gene encoding methionyl-tRNA formyltransferase, producing the protein MKIIFFGTPEFAVPTLEKLLSHPEFDVVAVVTQPDKRRGRGNELTPSPVKTVATARQIPVWQPSRVKKDAETLNLLEQSGADFFVVAAYGQILSQQILDLPRLGCINVHGSILPKYRGAAPIQWCLYNGETETGITTMLMDAGMDTGAMLLKAYTPIHILDNAYELAARLSTLGADLLIETLLQLASQAIAPVPQNNDEATYAPLIKKENYALDWSKTAIALHNQIRGFYPNCTATFRDRALKILATVPLDAAYTSQLSPELQQLIHNFADLSSDRRPGEIVQTVKGIGAVIQTGAGLILLREVQPAGKRPQSGWDFVNGNRLTVGEVFL; encoded by the coding sequence ATGAAAATCATCTTCTTCGGTACTCCCGAATTTGCCGTTCCAACTCTAGAAAAGCTACTCAGTCATCCAGAGTTTGACGTTGTAGCGGTTGTCACTCAACCAGATAAGCGTCGAGGACGAGGCAATGAATTAACACCCTCACCCGTAAAAACTGTTGCGACAGCACGGCAAATACCTGTGTGGCAACCTTCAAGGGTGAAAAAGGATGCTGAAACTCTGAATTTATTAGAACAGTCTGGGGCAGATTTTTTTGTTGTTGCTGCCTACGGACAAATTCTTTCTCAGCAGATTCTCGATCTGCCACGCTTGGGTTGTATTAACGTGCATGGCTCGATTTTACCCAAGTATCGCGGTGCTGCGCCCATACAGTGGTGTTTGTATAACGGCGAGACGGAAACCGGAATCACGACGATGTTGATGGATGCGGGAATGGATACGGGGGCAATGCTGCTGAAAGCATATACGCCAATTCATATCCTAGACAATGCCTACGAGTTAGCCGCCAGACTATCAACGTTGGGGGCAGATTTATTAATAGAAACGCTGTTGCAATTAGCAAGTCAGGCGATCGCACCCGTTCCCCAAAATAACGACGAAGCCACATACGCGCCTTTGATTAAAAAAGAGAATTATGCCCTCGATTGGTCAAAAACTGCGATCGCGCTGCACAATCAAATTAGAGGTTTCTATCCCAATTGCACGGCTACCTTTCGCGATCGCGCTCTCAAAATACTTGCTACTGTACCTTTAGATGCTGCCTATACGTCGCAGCTATCACCAGAGTTGCAGCAGCTAATTCATAACTTTGCCGATTTGTCAAGCGATCGCCGTCCTGGGGAAATCGTTCAGACGGTTAAGGGTATAGGAGCCGTCATTCAAACTGGTGCAGGTTTAATATTATTACGGGAAGTCCAGCCAGCAGGAAAACGCCCTCAGTCAGGCTGGGATTTTGTCAACGGCAACCGCTTAACTGTGGGAGAGGTATTCTTGTAG
- the clpB gene encoding ATP-dependent chaperone ClpB encodes MQPTNPNQFTEKAWEAIAHTPDIAKAVPQQQIESEHLMKALLDQEGLASSIFNKAGVNVTKLRDRTEQFIKRQPKLSGSVSSVYLGRSLDTLLDRADAYRQEFADEYISIEHLLLAYAKDDRFGRSLFQEFGLDENKLKNTIKQVRGNQKVTDQNPEGKYEALEKYGRDLTDAARQGKLDPVIGRDDEIRRTVQILSRRTKNNPVLIGEPGVGKTAIAEGLAQRIVAGDVPQSLKDRKLIALDMGALIAGAKFRGEFEERLKAVLKEVTESKGNIVLFIDEIHTVVGAGATQGAMDAGNLLKPMLARGELRCIGATTLDEYRKYIEKDAALERRFQQVYVDQPSVEDTISILRGLKERYEVHHGVRISDSAVVAAATLSNRYISDRFLPDKAIDLVDEAAARLKMEITSKPEELDEIDRKILQLEMERLSLEKESDPASRERLGRLEKEVADLKEEQAALNAQWQSEKDVINKIQSVKEEIDRVNVEIQQAERDYDLNKAAELKYGKLTDLHRQLEAAESQLTQTQTTGKSLLREEVTEADIAEVISKWTGIPISKLVETEKEKLLNLEDELHHRVIGQNEAVTAVADAIQRSRAGLADPNRPIASFIFLGPTGVGKTELAKALAAYLFDTEEALVRIDMSEYMEKHAVSRLIGAPPGYVGYDEGGQLTEAIRRRPYSVVLFDEIEKAHPDVFNVMLQILDDGRVTDAQGHTVDFKNTIVIMTSNIGSQYILDIAGDDSRYEEMRGRVMEAMRNSFRPEFLNRIDEIIIFHALQIQELRQIVKLQIQRLEQRLGDRKMSLRLSDAALDFLAEVGYDPVFGARPLKRAIQRELETQIAKSILRNEFNDGDTIFVDVENERLAFKRLPVEILTTQSN; translated from the coding sequence ATGCAACCCACTAATCCCAATCAATTTACCGAAAAAGCCTGGGAAGCGATCGCCCATACCCCAGATATTGCTAAAGCCGTTCCGCAGCAGCAAATTGAAAGCGAACACTTAATGAAAGCGCTGCTGGACCAAGAAGGCTTGGCAAGTAGTATTTTTAATAAAGCTGGTGTTAATGTCACGAAGTTACGCGATCGCACCGAGCAATTTATTAAACGTCAGCCCAAACTTTCTGGTAGCGTTAGCTCTGTTTATCTAGGACGCAGCCTCGATACCCTATTAGATAGAGCTGATGCTTACCGTCAGGAATTTGCTGACGAATACATTTCGATCGAGCATTTGTTGTTAGCTTACGCTAAGGACGATCGCTTCGGTAGGAGTTTATTTCAAGAGTTTGGGTTAGACGAAAACAAACTAAAAAATACAATTAAACAAGTGCGTGGAAATCAGAAAGTGACCGACCAAAATCCAGAAGGCAAATACGAAGCACTCGAAAAGTACGGACGTGACTTGACTGACGCTGCCCGTCAAGGTAAGCTCGATCCCGTAATCGGACGGGACGATGAAATTCGTCGCACAGTCCAAATTTTGTCTCGCCGCACTAAAAACAACCCCGTACTGATTGGCGAACCTGGTGTCGGTAAAACTGCGATCGCCGAAGGCTTAGCACAGCGGATTGTCGCTGGTGACGTACCCCAGTCGCTTAAAGACCGCAAGTTAATCGCCTTAGATATGGGAGCATTAATTGCAGGGGCGAAGTTTCGGGGTGAGTTTGAAGAACGTCTAAAAGCGGTATTGAAAGAAGTCACCGAGTCTAAAGGTAATATCGTCCTATTTATCGACGAAATTCATACCGTTGTCGGTGCGGGTGCTACCCAAGGGGCGATGGATGCAGGGAACTTGCTCAAACCAATGCTAGCGCGGGGTGAACTGCGTTGTATTGGGGCGACAACTTTGGATGAGTACCGCAAATATATTGAAAAAGATGCGGCGTTGGAACGACGTTTCCAACAAGTTTATGTCGATCAACCCAGCGTAGAAGATACAATTTCGATTCTGCGCGGTTTGAAAGAACGGTATGAAGTCCACCACGGGGTAAGAATTTCCGATAGTGCTGTGGTTGCAGCAGCTACTCTGTCAAATCGGTACATTAGCGATCGCTTTTTACCCGACAAAGCAATCGACTTGGTAGACGAGGCGGCGGCGCGGCTGAAAATGGAAATCACCTCAAAGCCGGAAGAATTAGACGAGATCGATCGCAAGATATTGCAATTAGAAATGGAACGCTTATCTTTAGAAAAAGAGAGCGATCCGGCTTCGCGTGAAAGGTTAGGACGGTTAGAAAAAGAAGTTGCCGATCTCAAGGAAGAACAAGCGGCGCTTAACGCTCAATGGCAGTCTGAAAAGGATGTTATTAATAAAATTCAGTCTGTCAAAGAAGAGATCGATCGCGTCAACGTCGAAATTCAGCAAGCAGAAAGAGATTACGATCTCAATAAAGCGGCAGAATTAAAATATGGAAAATTGACCGATTTGCATCGACAATTGGAAGCCGCTGAAAGTCAGTTAACCCAAACGCAAACAACGGGTAAATCGCTGCTACGGGAGGAAGTTACTGAAGCCGATATCGCTGAAGTTATTTCTAAGTGGACGGGTATTCCAATCAGTAAGTTAGTCGAAACTGAGAAAGAGAAACTACTCAACTTAGAAGACGAATTGCACCATCGTGTCATCGGGCAAAATGAAGCAGTGACAGCTGTAGCTGATGCGATTCAGCGATCGCGTGCTGGTTTAGCCGATCCAAATCGTCCGATTGCTAGTTTTATTTTCCTCGGTCCCACGGGTGTAGGCAAGACCGAATTGGCGAAGGCTTTAGCCGCATATCTCTTCGACACCGAAGAGGCGTTGGTACGGATCGATATGTCGGAGTACATGGAGAAACACGCCGTATCGCGTTTAATTGGCGCGCCTCCTGGTTATGTAGGTTATGACGAAGGGGGACAACTGACTGAAGCGATTCGCCGTCGTCCGTATTCTGTCGTGTTATTCGACGAAATCGAAAAAGCACACCCAGATGTTTTCAACGTCATGCTGCAAATTTTAGATGACGGTAGGGTGACGGATGCTCAAGGTCATACAGTGGATTTCAAGAATACCATTGTGATTATGACCAGCAACATCGGTTCGCAATACATTTTAGATATTGCCGGGGATGACTCGCGCTATGAAGAAATGCGCGGTCGGGTGATGGAAGCGATGCGTAATAGTTTCCGTCCAGAATTCCTCAACCGAATTGACGAGATCATTATTTTCCACGCTCTACAAATACAAGAATTGCGGCAGATTGTCAAGTTGCAAATTCAGCGATTGGAGCAAAGACTGGGCGATCGCAAGATGTCGTTGCGTCTTTCTGATGCTGCTTTAGATTTCTTGGCAGAAGTAGGTTACGATCCCGTATTTGGTGCGCGTCCTTTAAAACGAGCAATTCAGCGGGAATTGGAAACGCAAATTGCTAAGTCAATTCTGCGGAATGAATTCAACGACGGCGATACGATTTTTGTTGATGTGGAAAACGAACGTCTTGCTTTTAAGCGTTTGCCCGTGGAGATATTAACGACACAATCTAATTAA
- a CDS encoding glycosyltransferase family 4 protein, which yields MRIAIDARHISKGGIGEYIREILNRITHEKNLSFLVIAINEEDFSTIKALKLEGVNIIRGPKMFSIREQIWLAKFCRTYKPDIFFSPHVTFPIFSSCSKVLTVHDTIWLNYPQYATSQLARLYFLVMLKLAAWKCKRIICISKSTASDFSHWTGVNSNRIEIIYNGVNLTREHPNISQQLDLPYFVYVGNWKPWKRVPDLIAAFELVDAACANQKVRPKLILAGRHNYNHSDDIASRIQSSTAKEYIQVLGELNRSQLNSLIAGSIALVNPSEYEGFGLTLVEAMALGTAVIAANGGSVPEVMGNAGILVQPRDVNSLSHAMLSVMNNAELRNTLTECGKNKVNEFSWEKTAQLTLNVLLDAGK from the coding sequence GTGAGAATTGCTATTGATGCTAGGCATATTTCTAAAGGTGGTATTGGAGAATATATCAGAGAAATTTTAAATAGAATAACTCATGAAAAAAATCTAAGTTTTTTGGTTATAGCAATTAACGAGGAAGACTTCAGCACAATTAAAGCTCTTAAACTAGAGGGTGTGAATATAATTAGAGGACCAAAAATGTTCTCTATAAGAGAACAGATATGGTTGGCAAAGTTTTGTCGAACATACAAACCAGATATATTTTTTAGTCCCCATGTAACTTTTCCTATTTTTTCATCTTGTTCAAAAGTTCTCACTGTGCATGACACAATTTGGCTAAATTATCCTCAATATGCTACCTCTCAGTTAGCTCGATTGTACTTCTTAGTCATGCTGAAACTAGCAGCTTGGAAGTGTAAAAGAATTATTTGTATTTCAAAAAGTACTGCATCAGATTTTTCTCATTGGACAGGTGTAAATTCCAATCGAATAGAAATAATTTATAACGGAGTCAACCTAACACGCGAACATCCTAATATATCACAACAACTCGATCTGCCATACTTCGTTTACGTTGGAAATTGGAAACCTTGGAAGCGAGTACCCGATTTGATAGCAGCATTTGAATTAGTAGATGCTGCTTGTGCAAATCAGAAAGTTCGTCCGAAATTGATTCTTGCAGGTAGGCATAACTATAACCATTCAGATGACATAGCTTCTAGAATTCAATCCTCCACCGCAAAAGAATACATTCAGGTGCTTGGTGAATTGAATAGAAGTCAGTTAAATAGTCTTATTGCTGGTTCAATAGCTTTAGTTAATCCATCTGAATACGAAGGGTTCGGGTTAACTCTTGTAGAAGCAATGGCGCTAGGAACTGCTGTCATAGCAGCTAACGGCGGTTCAGTACCGGAAGTTATGGGTAATGCAGGGATTTTAGTTCAACCCAGAGATGTCAATAGTTTAAGCCATGCAATGTTATCGGTGATGAACAATGCAGAATTACGAAATACTTTAACGGAGTGTGGAAAAAATAAAGTAAACGAATTTAGCTGGGAAAAAACTGCACAACTTACATTGAATGTTTTATTAGATGCAGGCAAATGA
- a CDS encoding sugar transferase, protein MTSTSVLSDRYARDLRAPLFSQLGKRIGQRWRRLITLLLFDIFALLISWQVTASFGEPFYLLNDNKDSLLAIATIIAFQVSLLASQELYQAGDKRRDYINIAKTLTIAHLLLLSVVFFFQDSRNILHQSLILSGVLSVTLVCSFRYSIDIAIDNLREQGFLRYPIYLISKLEDKNSAIKLLDSDRRYDFAGWVDITTINERDSVLQDIYRSKVSDVLIYSWEGITSQPLFYIKLKNAGVNIHVLPTALQVVEQKIKLRFLGSIPTFELSSYLTIGGDFLIKRCFDFIFAIAFILLLIPAYLLIALLIAIDSSGSIFYKQNRMGLHGKTFQIWKFRTMKTDADRSQKSVEFSHQWKDGALFQTKNDPRITRIGKFLRRYSLDELPQLFNVVRGEMSLVGPRPVPNSDVEKFADRHFIRYQVLPGMTGLWQVSRSNTDDYEIDKVVNLDVKYMENWSLGLDIQILLKTIAVVLGRKGAY, encoded by the coding sequence ATGACATCTACTAGTGTTTTATCCGATCGGTACGCTCGGGATTTACGCGCTCCGTTATTTAGCCAACTCGGAAAAAGAATAGGTCAGCGCTGGAGAAGACTGATTACATTATTGCTATTTGATATTTTTGCTTTACTGATATCCTGGCAAGTGACAGCAAGCTTTGGCGAGCCTTTTTATTTACTTAATGACAATAAAGATAGTTTACTCGCGATCGCCACAATTATTGCATTTCAAGTTAGTCTACTAGCTTCACAAGAGCTATATCAAGCTGGGGACAAACGCCGAGATTATATTAATATTGCTAAAACTCTGACAATCGCTCATTTACTACTATTATCGGTCGTCTTCTTTTTTCAAGATTCAAGAAATATTTTGCATCAATCTTTAATCCTCTCTGGAGTTTTAAGTGTTACTTTGGTTTGCAGCTTTAGATATAGCATAGATATTGCCATTGACAATCTGCGAGAACAAGGCTTTCTTCGTTATCCTATATATTTAATCTCTAAGCTCGAAGATAAAAACTCAGCTATTAAGTTGTTAGATAGCGATCGAAGATATGATTTTGCTGGTTGGGTAGATATTACTACTATAAATGAACGAGATAGTGTCTTACAAGATATTTATAGATCGAAAGTGTCAGATGTTTTGATCTATTCTTGGGAAGGTATTACTTCTCAACCTCTTTTCTATATCAAACTCAAAAATGCAGGGGTTAATATACATGTTTTACCTACGGCATTGCAAGTTGTTGAGCAAAAGATTAAGTTGAGATTTTTAGGCAGTATTCCCACTTTTGAACTCAGCTCTTACTTAACCATAGGCGGCGATTTTTTAATCAAAAGATGCTTTGATTTCATTTTTGCGATCGCATTTATTTTGCTGTTAATCCCCGCTTATTTGTTGATAGCATTGCTAATCGCCATAGATTCATCTGGTTCTATTTTTTATAAGCAGAATCGTATGGGGTTGCACGGCAAAACTTTCCAAATCTGGAAATTTAGGACTATGAAAACTGATGCAGACCGATCGCAAAAAAGTGTAGAGTTCAGTCATCAGTGGAAAGATGGTGCTTTGTTTCAAACAAAAAACGACCCACGTATTACTCGTATAGGCAAATTTTTGAGGCGCTATAGTTTAGACGAACTACCACAACTATTTAATGTCGTGCGCGGTGAGATGAGCTTAGTTGGACCGCGACCAGTACCAAACTCAGATGTAGAGAAATTTGCCGATCGCCATTTTATTCGCTACCAAGTTTTACCCGGTATGACTGGCTTATGGCAAGTTAGTCGGTCTAATACTGATGATTATGAAATCGATAAGGTTGTCAATTTAGATGTCAAGTATATGGAAAACTGGTCGCTGGGGTTGGATATCCAAATCCTACTCAAAACGATCGCGGTAGTGCTGGGTCGCAAAGGTGCGTATTAA
- the purH gene encoding bifunctional phosphoribosylaminoimidazolecarboxamide formyltransferase/IMP cyclohydrolase — MARLALLSVSDKTGLIDFARSLVEEFGFEIVSSGGTAQAIQAAGIPVTKVADYTGSPEILGGRVKTLHPRIHGGILARRDVPQDVSDLEANDIRPFDLVAVNLYPFEQTIAKPDVTLAEAVEQIDIGGPAMIRAAAKNFAHLTVLCEPAMYATYLQELRQQGEVSFEFRAACAQKAFWHTSNYDRAIASFLGSRESVGARSSAPVQGSREELPQQFAISGERVQSLRYGENPHQPAAWYQTGTSATGWAAATKLQGKELSYNNLVDLEAARRIITEFTDLPAATIIKHTNPCGTALGTTISEAYEKAFNADSVSAFGGIVALNRVIDAATATALTKTFLECVVAPECEPEAREILASKSKVRVLILPNLETLHETSLHTIKAIAGGFLVQASDDLVADTKQWQMVTEKQPTPAQLEELLFAWKVCKHVKSNAIVVSRDRATLGVGAGQMNRVGSVQIALEQAGEKAQGAVLASDGFFPFDDSVKTAAAAGITAIVQPGGSLRDADSVKAANELGIVMVLTGVRHFLH; from the coding sequence ATGGCACGTTTGGCGCTGCTGAGTGTATCTGATAAAACAGGGCTGATCGATTTTGCCCGTAGTTTGGTAGAAGAATTTGGTTTTGAAATTGTGAGCAGCGGTGGAACGGCTCAAGCCATTCAAGCAGCAGGAATACCAGTAACTAAAGTTGCAGATTACACTGGTTCGCCAGAAATTCTCGGCGGGCGGGTCAAAACTCTTCACCCTCGGATTCATGGTGGCATTTTAGCACGACGGGACGTACCGCAAGACGTGTCAGATCTGGAGGCTAATGATATCCGCCCTTTCGATCTAGTGGCAGTCAATCTCTATCCTTTCGAGCAAACGATCGCCAAGCCTGACGTAACTTTAGCAGAAGCGGTAGAACAAATCGATATTGGTGGACCCGCAATGATCCGAGCAGCGGCTAAAAATTTTGCCCATTTAACCGTGTTGTGCGAACCAGCAATGTACGCAACATATTTGCAGGAATTACGCCAACAAGGGGAAGTCTCATTTGAATTTCGCGCCGCTTGCGCCCAAAAAGCATTCTGGCATACATCAAATTACGATCGCGCGATCGCTTCTTTTTTGGGGAGTCGGGAGTCGGTAGGGGCGCGCAGCAGTGCGCCCGTACAGGGGAGTCGGGAAGAATTACCGCAACAGTTTGCAATTTCAGGCGAACGAGTACAGTCTCTACGCTATGGGGAAAACCCGCATCAGCCTGCGGCATGGTATCAAACGGGAACGAGTGCAACGGGTTGGGCGGCTGCGACGAAACTCCAAGGGAAGGAATTGAGTTATAACAATTTAGTCGATCTAGAAGCAGCAAGGCGCATAATTACAGAATTTACCGATCTCCCTGCGGCGACAATTATTAAACATACAAATCCCTGCGGTACGGCGTTGGGAACTACAATTTCTGAAGCTTATGAAAAGGCTTTTAACGCAGATTCAGTTTCAGCTTTTGGGGGAATTGTTGCCTTAAATCGGGTAATTGATGCAGCTACAGCTACAGCGTTGACAAAAACATTTTTAGAATGCGTCGTTGCCCCAGAATGCGAACCAGAAGCACGGGAAATTCTAGCTAGTAAATCTAAAGTTAGGGTTTTGATATTACCAAATTTAGAGACGTTACATGAAACGTCTTTACATACAATAAAAGCGATCGCGGGTGGTTTCTTGGTACAAGCATCTGACGATCTTGTTGCCGATACTAAACAGTGGCAGATGGTGACAGAAAAACAACCAACTCCCGCCCAGTTAGAGGAATTGCTATTTGCTTGGAAGGTGTGCAAGCACGTTAAATCAAATGCCATTGTCGTGAGCCGCGATCGCGCTACTCTGGGTGTAGGGGCGGGACAAATGAATCGCGTCGGTTCGGTACAAATTGCTTTAGAACAAGCCGGAGAAAAAGCGCAAGGTGCAGTATTAGCTAGCGATGGGTTCTTTCCTTTTGATGATTCAGTCAAAACAGCCGCCGCTGCTGGCATAACTGCGATCGTTCAACCTGGTGGAAGTCTCAGGGATGCAGATTCAGTTAAGGCAGCAAATGAATTGGGAATTGTGATGGTGTTGACAGGTGTAAGGCACTTTTTGCATTAG